Proteins encoded together in one Lysinibacillus sp. FSL K6-0232 window:
- a CDS encoding TetR/AcrR family transcriptional regulator, producing the protein MPRTDIQNLALREQRREEILQAALKVFARRGMVATKISDIAKEANLSHGLVYHYFQSKEEIFTLLVQRAADSSVQIIEQAYLQAGTPFEKITWMTEQILHSLAEGQQILLFLIMIQASTSDAVPEEVKQLFTSKEFKSPVHCLIPLIMEGQQHHDIISENPLQLAVSYYAFIQGFAINKLQWAQCPLPEAASIMKIFK; encoded by the coding sequence ATGCCAAGGACAGATATTCAAAACTTAGCTTTACGAGAACAACGACGGGAAGAAATATTACAGGCTGCTCTAAAAGTATTTGCTAGACGAGGAATGGTGGCGACAAAGATTAGTGATATCGCAAAGGAAGCAAATTTAAGTCATGGCTTAGTGTATCACTATTTTCAATCAAAAGAAGAAATTTTTACCCTCTTAGTGCAACGTGCTGCGGATAGCTCTGTACAAATTATCGAACAAGCCTATCTTCAAGCAGGTACACCTTTTGAAAAAATTACATGGATGACAGAGCAAATCCTCCATAGCTTAGCAGAGGGACAGCAAATTTTATTATTTTTAATTATGATTCAAGCAAGCACATCGGATGCTGTACCTGAAGAAGTAAAGCAGTTGTTCACTTCTAAGGAATTTAAATCACCTGTCCATTGCTTAATACCCTTAATTATGGAAGGTCAGCAACACCATGACATTATTTCAGAAAATCCATTGCAGCTAGCGGTTAGTTACTATGCCTTTATTCAAGGCTTTGCGATTAATAAGCTACAGTGGGCGCAATGTCCCCTTCCAGAAGCTGCATCTATTATGAAAATTTTTAAATAA
- a CDS encoding class I SAM-dependent methyltransferase, with the protein MREIITIVTTAGRPDEESMALAAFACKELGAAFEPRKKRSIRKMSQELQAHVIVAGKNRYDYYAYGAQEPFFFHPNSAAFRLKRVARGEREPFLAAAQLQQGDTVLDCTLGLAADAMLAAYAVGAAGRVVGLEANANVAFIVKQGMQSYDISELPLTACMRRIEVVQKEAVHYLQALPDQSFDVVYMDPMFEETIEEANNFQALRQAGEHVTLTDKWVAEARRVARKRVVLKAHFRSEWFANYHFRQYKRATAKFHYGVLELSRGN; encoded by the coding sequence ATGCGCGAAATAATAACGATTGTGACGACAGCGGGCAGACCAGACGAGGAATCAATGGCGCTCGCTGCTTTTGCATGCAAAGAATTAGGTGCTGCGTTTGAGCCACGCAAAAAGCGCTCCATTCGTAAGATGTCGCAGGAATTACAGGCACATGTAATCGTTGCGGGAAAAAATCGCTATGATTACTATGCCTATGGTGCACAGGAGCCGTTTTTCTTTCATCCTAATTCGGCTGCGTTTCGCTTAAAGCGAGTAGCGCGTGGGGAGCGTGAGCCATTTTTAGCGGCGGCACAGCTTCAGCAGGGTGATACGGTGCTGGATTGCACGCTGGGACTAGCAGCGGATGCCATGCTGGCAGCTTATGCGGTTGGTGCAGCGGGGCGTGTTGTCGGGCTAGAGGCAAATGCAAATGTGGCGTTTATCGTCAAGCAGGGGATGCAAAGCTATGATATTTCGGAGTTGCCATTAACTGCCTGTATGCGACGGATTGAAGTTGTGCAAAAAGAGGCAGTGCATTATTTACAAGCATTGCCTGATCAATCGTTTGACGTTGTTTATATGGATCCGATGTTTGAGGAAACGATTGAAGAGGCGAATAATTTTCAGGCATTACGACAGGCTGGGGAGCATGTTACATTGACGGATAAATGGGTTGCGGAAGCGAGGCGTGTAGCGAGAAAGCGTGTAGTATTAAAGGCACATTTTCGCTCGGAATGGTTTGCGAACTATCATTTTCGGCAATATAAACGAGCAACGGCGAAATTTCATTACGGTGTTTTAGAACTTTCGAGGGGGAATTAG
- a CDS encoding MBL fold metallo-hydrolase: protein MDKNLHYGEDYKFIPATSVRSGVGIEVLPDLYQYTIQIVNIVLYGDPSTKEFVLIDAGMPKSAEAIISVVEDRFGRDSRPKAIILTHGHFDHVGGIIELLEHWNVPAYAHPLEMPYLTGKESYPQPDPTVSAGMVAKMSPIFPNEAINLGERITAIPSDGSIPYMPDFRWIHTPGHTPGHISLFREQDRALIAGDAFVTVKQESLYKVFTQTKEISGPPQYLTTNWQAAQASIEKLAALKPSAAITGHGLPMQGEELTRELRKLVDHFEQIALPKQGKYLN from the coding sequence ATGGACAAGAATTTGCATTATGGTGAAGATTATAAATTTATTCCTGCTACTTCTGTTCGGAGTGGTGTAGGCATAGAAGTGTTGCCTGATTTATATCAATATACGATTCAAATTGTAAACATTGTGCTTTATGGCGACCCAAGCACGAAGGAATTTGTGCTTATTGATGCAGGGATGCCAAAAAGTGCAGAGGCCATTATTTCAGTAGTTGAAGACCGCTTTGGACGTGATTCTCGACCGAAAGCAATTATTTTAACTCATGGTCATTTTGATCATGTTGGAGGCATTATTGAATTACTGGAGCATTGGAATGTTCCTGCCTATGCCCATCCTTTGGAAATGCCGTATTTAACAGGAAAAGAAAGCTATCCACAACCTGATCCTACTGTAAGTGCTGGCATGGTGGCAAAAATGTCACCTATTTTTCCAAATGAGGCGATCAATTTAGGTGAGCGTATTACAGCAATTCCTTCGGATGGGAGCATCCCATATATGCCAGACTTTCGCTGGATTCACACCCCAGGACATACCCCAGGACATATATCTTTGTTTCGTGAGCAGGATCGGGCACTGATTGCAGGAGATGCATTTGTGACGGTTAAACAGGAATCTCTTTATAAAGTTTTTACCCAAACAAAGGAAATCAGTGGTCCCCCTCAATATTTAACAACGAATTGGCAAGCTGCTCAAGCATCTATTGAAAAATTAGCTGCATTAAAACCGTCCGCTGCTATCACGGGGCACGGATTACCAATGCAAGGTGAAGAGCTTACAAGGGAACTGAGGAAGCTTGTCGATCATTTTGAACAGATCGCTTTACCAAAGCAAGGCAAATATTTAAACTAA
- a CDS encoding BrxA/BrxB family bacilliredoxin, producing the protein MNAYDEYMKQVVKPMREELVEAGFTELTTADAVNDFMAEAKGTALVVINSVCGCAAGLARPAAREAIAAVKPDHLVTVFAGQDPEATAAMRGYFEDVPPSSPSMAILKDGELAYFIPREQIEGFPVEQIVAHLTGVLEQTCAK; encoded by the coding sequence ATGAACGCTTATGATGAATATATGAAGCAGGTCGTGAAGCCGATGCGTGAGGAGCTGGTGGAGGCTGGATTTACGGAGCTAACAACGGCTGATGCGGTGAATGACTTTATGGCGGAGGCAAAGGGTACGGCGTTAGTGGTGATTAACTCGGTGTGTGGCTGTGCGGCAGGGCTTGCGCGTCCAGCAGCGCGTGAGGCGATTGCGGCGGTAAAGCCAGATCATCTTGTGACAGTGTTTGCGGGGCAGGACCCTGAGGCAACGGCGGCAATGCGTGGTTATTTTGAGGATGTGCCACCAAGCTCACCATCGATGGCGATTTTAAAGGATGGGGAGTTAGCGTACTTTATTCCACGCGAGCAAATTGAAGGATTCCCTGTGGAGCAAATTGTGGCGCATTTAACAGGTGTGCTAGAGCAAACATGCGCGAAATAA
- a CDS encoding bile acid:sodium symporter family protein — protein MLEKLNRFFQKWMPVLTPLSLVIGVLLEQIGEHLLFMVSWLFAFMTLVSSLSMNLKDVKVFVKYPKTILFSIAFLHIIMPVWVYFLSTIIFHDHLLTIGFILAVAVPTGVTSVIWITISKGNLPLGLSIILIDTFIAPIVMPALLHVIVGESITIDSTALILDLVWMIVLPSIVGIICNELSKGAIHQKYGKKLAPFSKLSLFGIVMINSSAIAPYLRNITWELVGVIALVFFIAVSGYMFTMLLGRLIWKDQSITTTFVFIGGMRNIAVGVIIATTYFPSKVAMPVVFGMLFQQVLASVFSKIIEKKQEKESVYC, from the coding sequence TTGTTAGAAAAACTGAATCGCTTTTTCCAAAAATGGATGCCTGTATTAACGCCATTAAGCTTAGTCATAGGTGTGCTTCTTGAACAGATAGGCGAGCATTTATTATTTATGGTATCCTGGCTATTTGCCTTTATGACATTGGTGAGTAGCTTAAGCATGAATCTAAAAGACGTCAAAGTATTTGTGAAATACCCAAAAACCATCCTTTTTAGCATTGCTTTTTTACATATTATTATGCCTGTTTGGGTTTATTTTTTATCCACGATTATTTTTCATGATCATCTCTTAACGATTGGTTTTATTCTCGCTGTTGCTGTGCCAACAGGGGTGACGAGCGTCATTTGGATTACCATTTCAAAGGGGAATTTACCGCTTGGTTTATCCATTATTTTAATTGATACATTCATTGCGCCCATTGTTATGCCTGCATTGCTACATGTCATTGTCGGTGAATCCATCACGATTGATAGCACCGCACTGATTTTAGATTTAGTATGGATGATTGTATTGCCATCAATTGTAGGAATCATCTGCAATGAACTGTCGAAGGGTGCGATTCATCAAAAGTATGGTAAGAAGCTTGCACCTTTTTCCAAGCTTAGCCTTTTTGGCATTGTGATGATTAATAGTAGTGCCATTGCACCATATTTACGAAATATCACATGGGAATTAGTCGGCGTCATTGCGCTTGTCTTTTTCATTGCTGTTTCAGGCTATATGTTTACGATGCTATTAGGGCGGCTGATTTGGAAAGACCAAAGCATCACGACGACATTTGTTTTTATTGGGGGCATGCGCAATATTGCGGTAGGCGTAATTATTGCTACCACGTATTTCCCATCGAAAGTAGCGATGCCTGTTGTGTTCGGGATGCTCTTCCAGCAAGTATTAGCATCTGTCTTTAGTAAAATCATCGAGAAAAAACAGGAGAAGGAGAGTGTGTATTGTTAA
- a CDS encoding DUF4183 domain-containing protein, translated as MALSIINIHVNVTGSSTRFFNILAANLAVTDGTTIAATAFLDDSGNAATAFPVVANGYYNFYINGVLQEGGSYTISATELTFNDVTGTITAGTPLVVEAVELVTQV; from the coding sequence ATGGCGCTTTCGATTATCAATATTCATGTAAATGTTACAGGCTCTTCGACTAGATTCTTTAATATTTTAGCAGCCAATTTAGCTGTCACAGACGGGACTACCATTGCTGCAACTGCCTTTTTAGATGACAGTGGCAATGCCGCAACCGCTTTTCCTGTAGTAGCAAATGGTTATTATAATTTCTATATTAATGGCGTCTTACAGGAAGGGGGGTCCTATACAATCTCTGCAACGGAGTTAACATTTAACGATGTGACTGGTACAATCACAGCAGGAACACCATTAGTAGTAGAGGCTGTAGAATTAGTAACACAAGTTTAA
- a CDS encoding nucleotidyl transferase AbiEii/AbiGii toxin family protein — MATTILTQLTAMAEAQQKSLTQLLTAYCQERLLYRLSVSSYNDQFYLENIALQEIALLTTANAQQATIAKHAFQEICAMEGLEDELIFLGSELASSVTANCIRLKIPAKIADKTIYIEVMIYCQERTRITPKLSSVPALLDMEPAMLYTYPVEFVLAQKIVAQDDRAIVQLMAAHPIEGRALQGYVEELLDQQRLTMEACQSLTVHRQLQPFLAAILTENEYFQQWYANNQAWQ, encoded by the coding sequence ATGGCAACAACTATTTTGACACAATTAACGGCAATGGCGGAGGCACAGCAAAAAAGCTTAACACAATTGCTGACAGCCTATTGTCAGGAGAGGCTGCTATATCGTTTATCAGTATCCTCCTACAATGACCAATTTTATTTAGAGAACATAGCCTTACAAGAGATTGCATTATTAACAACCGCAAATGCCCAGCAAGCTACGATTGCCAAGCATGCTTTTCAGGAAATATGTGCAATGGAAGGCTTAGAGGATGAACTTATATTTTTAGGAAGCGAATTAGCAAGTAGTGTTACGGCTAACTGTATACGGCTGAAGATTCCAGCCAAAATCGCTGACAAAACCATATACATAGAAGTAATGATTTATTGTCAGGAACGCACTCGCATCACACCAAAGCTTAGCAGTGTGCCAGCCTTACTTGACATGGAACCTGCTATGCTGTATACATATCCAGTAGAATTTGTGCTAGCACAAAAAATCGTAGCACAGGATGATAGAGCCATTGTTCAGCTTATGGCAGCTCATCCTATCGAGGGGCGTGCATTGCAGGGCTATGTTGAGGAGCTGCTTGATCAGCAACGACTGACAATGGAAGCCTGCCAATCACTTACCGTTCATCGGCAACTACAGCCATTTTTGGCAGCCATCTTAACAGAAAATGAATATTTCCAGCAGTGGTACGCTAATAATCAGGCTTGGCAATAG
- a CDS encoding DUF4256 domain-containing protein has product MTNSKELSAQQHEQLLQTLQARFEKHTSRHEGLEWAKVQAKLEANEDKLRSLYQMEETGGEPDVIGYDEGADAYIFYDCAAESPKGRRSVCYDHKALEARKKHKPENSAVSMAADMGIELLTEEQYRALQQLGEFDLKTSSWVQTPDSIRKHGGAIFCDRRYDTVFVYHNGADSYYAARGFRGSLYV; this is encoded by the coding sequence ATGACAAACAGCAAAGAGCTATCAGCACAGCAGCACGAGCAATTACTGCAAACCTTACAGGCACGCTTTGAGAAACATACAAGCCGTCATGAGGGGCTTGAGTGGGCAAAGGTGCAGGCAAAGCTTGAGGCGAATGAGGACAAGCTAAGGTCGCTTTATCAAATGGAGGAAACGGGCGGCGAGCCTGATGTTATCGGCTATGATGAGGGAGCGGATGCTTATATTTTTTATGATTGTGCAGCAGAAAGCCCTAAAGGTCGCCGCAGTGTTTGTTATGACCATAAAGCATTGGAGGCACGCAAAAAGCATAAGCCTGAAAACAGCGCAGTTAGCATGGCAGCCGATATGGGCATCGAGCTATTAACAGAGGAGCAATACCGAGCATTACAGCAGCTTGGTGAGTTCGATTTAAAAACATCAAGCTGGGTGCAAACACCTGATTCGATTCGAAAGCACGGAGGAGCTATCTTTTGTGATCGCCGCTATGATACGGTTTTTGTTTATCACAATGGCGCAGATTCCTACTATGCTGCACGAGGCTTCCGCGGCTCACTCTACGTATAG
- a CDS encoding DUF4183 domain-containing protein → MKKLDLQKLACDSCCDNNRVFWSRIKAIDIGAIQPPPAVIPAGTIMPIINRYFYIVTEAINLTNGATLLAHLFTDDHGAPITEFTLFHPNGYVNLYINAVMQEGGAYNVTPDALTLNPFNATIFAGTPIIIESLGFQ, encoded by the coding sequence ATGAAGAAATTGGACCTCCAAAAGTTGGCTTGTGACAGTTGCTGTGACAATAATCGCGTTTTTTGGTCCCGTATAAAGGCTATTGACATAGGTGCTATTCAACCTCCTCCAGCCGTTATCCCTGCAGGAACGATTATGCCCATTATCAATCGATATTTCTATATTGTGACAGAGGCTATTAATTTAACAAATGGAGCAACCCTTCTAGCTCATTTATTTACAGATGATCATGGCGCTCCTATCACCGAATTTACGCTTTTTCACCCTAACGGCTACGTCAATCTTTATATTAATGCCGTTATGCAAGAGGGCGGCGCCTATAATGTAACCCCAGATGCATTAACCCTTAACCCATTTAATGCCACTATTTTTGCTGGAACGCCAATTATTATCGAATCCTTAGGCTTCCAATAA
- a CDS encoding immunity 22 family protein: MYYNKDGYVSIWAGKVHSEVQLYTYLTTVYQGREETDQAFAEKLGQLFLPEHQCRAYESDLKALFDDYYHQFTYDFGIVFDEDFCEALYYKAPSNELSQLIHPDFSYVEHFTANFIAKMGNKLPESYNAVIILYDCHYDGHIASVRHEAYQIDFLGAVEMSLPL; the protein is encoded by the coding sequence ATGTATTATAACAAGGATGGCTATGTGTCCATATGGGCGGGCAAGGTTCATAGTGAAGTACAGCTTTATACATATTTAACAACTGTTTATCAGGGCAGGGAGGAAACAGATCAGGCTTTTGCTGAAAAGCTTGGGCAGCTTTTTTTGCCTGAACATCAATGTCGGGCTTACGAGAGCGACTTGAAAGCTCTTTTTGATGACTATTATCATCAATTTACCTATGATTTTGGCATAGTATTTGATGAAGATTTTTGTGAGGCACTCTATTATAAAGCGCCCTCCAATGAGCTTTCACAATTAATTCATCCTGATTTTTCCTATGTCGAGCACTTTACAGCTAATTTCATCGCTAAAATGGGCAATAAGCTACCTGAGTCATATAATGCGGTGATTATCTTATACGATTGTCACTATGATGGGCATATTGCATCTGTTCGACATGAAGCCTATCAAATTGATTTTCTTGGTGCTGTGGAAATGTCTTTACCTTTATAA
- a CDS encoding CPBP family intramembrane glutamic endopeptidase, whose product MTSHHPNVKFWCLFASPFLIILLGFLTATVCHSFIGGWAWIPLAIVYWSLLGFAIYFFKDTRNLGDWFQKSRKSPFWITITMLIGMFPLTILMMNYHLFESAWLIFYWLVFALINPWFEEYYWRGVLFDRLLTKYPKWFVIFYTTALFVISHPLMWGVFSYASRSYHLYIYLSVAGIVWAITYLKTQSLRAIILSHFIVDIGNLTVLTFLNLYIPPTM is encoded by the coding sequence ATGACAAGCCATCATCCAAACGTGAAATTTTGGTGTTTATTCGCCTCCCCATTTCTTATTATACTACTAGGTTTTTTAACCGCTACAGTTTGTCATTCTTTTATTGGTGGATGGGCTTGGATTCCATTAGCCATTGTTTATTGGAGTTTATTAGGATTCGCTATTTATTTTTTCAAGGATACAAGAAATCTAGGCGATTGGTTTCAAAAATCAAGGAAATCTCCATTTTGGATAACCATTACTATGCTTATTGGTATGTTTCCCTTAACGATTCTTATGATGAATTATCATTTGTTTGAGTCGGCTTGGTTAATTTTTTATTGGCTCGTATTTGCCCTTATTAATCCTTGGTTTGAGGAATACTATTGGCGCGGGGTTTTGTTTGATCGCTTATTAACGAAATATCCAAAATGGTTTGTTATTTTCTATACAACCGCACTTTTTGTTATCAGCCATCCATTGATGTGGGGCGTATTTTCGTATGCAAGTCGATCCTATCATTTATATATTTATTTATCAGTAGCAGGTATTGTCTGGGCAATAACTTATCTCAAAACGCAAAGCTTACGGGCTATTATTTTATCTCACTTTATTGTAGATATCGGGAATCTAACGGTCTTAACCTTCTTAAATCTCTACATACCACCTACGATGTAA
- a CDS encoding transcriptional regulator → MSKPKHLNDLIHAKVRLGIMSLLMTYGECNFTFLKKTLEITDGNLGSHLQKLEDANYIEIKKTFVKKKPKTIVTVTDIGTDAYREYIKSLESILYIDK, encoded by the coding sequence ATGAGTAAGCCAAAACATTTGAATGATTTAATTCATGCAAAAGTAAGGCTTGGAATTATGAGTCTTCTGATGACATATGGAGAGTGCAATTTTACTTTTCTAAAGAAAACATTAGAAATCACTGATGGCAATTTAGGTTCTCATTTACAAAAGTTAGAAGACGCAAATTATATAGAAATCAAAAAAACATTCGTAAAGAAAAAACCTAAAACAATTGTAACCGTTACAGACATAGGTACAGACGCTTATAGAGAATATATTAAATCACTGGAATCAATTTTATATATAGATAAGTAG
- a CDS encoding CPBP family intramembrane glutamic endopeptidase, whose translation MYNRKDERITGLFLGIPSIALTVHVFFWYLGNPQQFIEHRLGINSDAFNNPIVWIFTFVIAIGYIMYTAKVIPFVRKHLFTFSWLKVIGIWAALIFSTLEEVLFRQILMDWLMSLDYSITIQVLASAIIFGLAHGAWVLLRGEFKIGLPVILSTTVLGGLLAVLYIIADRNILAPIVAHILINLFIEPWLILSAISGKWNSGVKESGNHDN comes from the coding sequence ATGTATAACCGAAAAGATGAAAGAATTACAGGTTTGTTTTTAGGGATTCCATCCATTGCTTTAACCGTGCATGTTTTCTTTTGGTATTTAGGGAACCCTCAACAATTTATCGAGCATAGATTAGGAATTAATTCCGATGCGTTTAATAACCCTATAGTTTGGATATTTACTTTTGTAATTGCAATTGGCTATATTATGTACACTGCTAAAGTTATTCCCTTTGTTCGTAAGCACTTGTTTACATTTTCGTGGCTTAAAGTGATTGGTATATGGGCTGCATTAATTTTTAGTACTTTAGAAGAGGTTTTATTCAGGCAAATACTAATGGATTGGCTAATGAGTTTAGACTATTCAATAACCATACAAGTGTTAGCCTCAGCCATTATCTTCGGTTTAGCACATGGTGCATGGGTTCTTCTTAGAGGGGAGTTTAAAATTGGTCTTCCAGTGATATTGTCAACTACAGTTCTTGGTGGGTTACTTGCCGTTTTGTACATTATAGCTGATCGTAATATACTTGCACCAATTGTGGCTCATATATTAATTAATTTATTTATTGAACCATGGCTTATACTTTCCGCCATATCAGGAAAGTGGAATAGCGGAGTAAAAGAAAGCGGAAATCATGACAACTAA
- a CDS encoding GNAT family N-acetyltransferase, translating into MNVKFEFKDFPTLATERLILRKGIVDDCQDILALYADENVVKYLPLTLFTATEDAIAELNWYDKIFREQTGLRWVIEEAKTKKVIGTCGYLNYEKVHNRIEIGYDLNPEYWGKGLMQEALSNIIHFAFTAMEINKIEAKIEPENIASIKLLEKLRFAKEGVLRQHEFEKGKYVDLAIFSILKNEY; encoded by the coding sequence ATGAATGTAAAGTTCGAATTTAAGGATTTTCCTACATTAGCAACAGAACGTCTTATCCTACGAAAAGGAATAGTTGATGATTGCCAAGATATTTTGGCGCTTTATGCTGATGAAAATGTAGTAAAGTATCTTCCATTAACATTATTTACTGCAACGGAAGATGCAATAGCTGAGTTAAACTGGTATGATAAAATTTTTCGGGAGCAGACTGGTTTAAGGTGGGTCATTGAAGAGGCTAAGACCAAAAAGGTTATTGGGACATGTGGCTATTTGAATTATGAAAAAGTGCATAACCGTATAGAAATCGGCTATGATTTAAACCCTGAATACTGGGGGAAAGGGCTAATGCAAGAGGCTTTAAGCAATATTATACATTTTGCCTTTACAGCAATGGAAATAAATAAAATCGAAGCAAAAATAGAGCCAGAAAATATAGCATCGATAAAATTATTGGAAAAGTTAAGGTTTGCTAAAGAGGGTGTTTTAAGACAGCATGAATTTGAAAAAGGGAAATATGTAGACCTCGCCATCTTTTCAATATTGAAAAATGAATACTAG
- a CDS encoding ISL3 family transposase — translation MTTNMLNLPNIKILDMKESEHDYRFLVESTTLSPSHCPKCGTVANLYKHGKKQQLFFDLPMHAKRVGIYVNRQRYKCRECNETFFENLPDMDVNRSVTNRLINWIQEASLEKTFTSVAEEIGVDEKTVRNIFNDYVAKLEVQTDFRTPKWLGIDEVHLLKSYRCVITDVENKSVIDILRKRNKDMVISYLSKLQDIDKIELVAMDMWRPYKDAVNIVAPHAKIIIDKFHVVKLANEALEKIRKANRQNVSAKERRQLMRDRYVLLTRRKDLNDFDDQIKLQVWTDMFPLLGQAYELKEQFFDIYEAKTVDEAYKLYQEWLSNVPKELMTYFEDLIKAMTNWEEEIFNYFTSPITNAYTESLNRLIKTINHIGRGYSFEALRAKILFTQGYRKVKRKKKFKEVEVTFGKMLPDQMPNWLKPEYEWVYEEIYGADFSTLIKAIDEGSF, via the coding sequence ATGACAACTAATATGCTCAATCTGCCAAACATTAAGATTCTGGATATGAAAGAAAGTGAACATGATTATAGATTCTTAGTTGAGTCTACTACTCTATCTCCTTCTCATTGTCCAAAATGTGGTACCGTTGCAAATTTATATAAACATGGTAAGAAACAACAGCTATTTTTCGACTTGCCAATGCATGCAAAACGTGTCGGAATTTATGTCAATCGCCAACGATATAAATGTAGGGAATGTAATGAAACGTTTTTTGAAAATTTACCAGATATGGATGTCAATCGTTCTGTTACTAATAGACTAATAAATTGGATTCAAGAAGCAAGTCTCGAAAAAACGTTTACCAGTGTTGCGGAGGAGATTGGCGTTGATGAAAAGACTGTACGAAACATCTTTAATGACTACGTTGCTAAACTTGAGGTTCAAACTGATTTTAGAACTCCTAAATGGCTTGGAATTGATGAAGTCCACTTGCTTAAAAGCTATCGTTGTGTCATCACAGATGTTGAAAACAAGTCAGTAATTGATATTTTACGAAAACGTAATAAGGATATGGTTATCAGTTACCTATCAAAACTTCAAGATATTGATAAAATTGAACTTGTAGCAATGGATATGTGGAGGCCTTACAAAGATGCAGTTAACATAGTAGCTCCACACGCCAAAATAATTATCGACAAGTTTCACGTTGTTAAATTGGCAAATGAAGCCTTAGAGAAGATACGAAAGGCTAATCGTCAAAATGTATCAGCCAAAGAACGTAGGCAACTTATGAGAGACCGTTATGTGCTTCTGACAAGGCGTAAAGACCTTAACGACTTTGATGACCAAATAAAACTGCAAGTATGGACTGATATGTTCCCATTGCTTGGTCAAGCCTATGAACTCAAAGAACAGTTCTTTGACATTTATGAAGCTAAAACAGTCGATGAAGCATATAAACTTTATCAAGAATGGCTTTCAAATGTACCTAAAGAGTTAATGACCTACTTCGAGGATCTCATTAAGGCTATGACCAATTGGGAAGAAGAGATATTCAACTATTTTACTTCACCTATCACAAATGCCTATACAGAATCCTTAAATCGCTTAATTAAGACCATAAATCATATTGGTCGTGGTTACTCTTTTGAAGCCCTCAGAGCCAAGATTTTGTTTACACAGGGTTATCGTAAAGTCAAAAGGAAAAAGAAATTCAAAGAAGTTGAAGTTACTTTCGGAAAAATGTTGCCTGATCAAATGCCAAATTGGTTAAAACCAGAATATGAATGGGTGTATGAAGAAATCTATGGTGCTGACTTTTCCACACTGATCAAGGCTATAGATGAGGGTTCTTTTTAA